Proteins from a genomic interval of Symmachiella macrocystis:
- a CDS encoding HpcH/HpaI aldolase family protein yields MQDNPVKRKLASGDFSLGTFVFEFNTTGVARIAAEAGAEFIVFDMEHTGWSVESIRMLMATTPDGTVPIVRVPVTEYHFIARIFDMGAMGVMVPMVETAEQAELIVRSAKYPPAGRRGAAFGVAHDDYQGGDIVEKMNSANSQQHLIAQIETATGVENVDAIAAVPGIDVLWIGHFDLSNSLGIPAQFDHPQFKSAVSRVLEAAHKHGKIGGFMADGVDNANALIKQGFQMIAFGGDLWIYQQALADGLSAVREQAQ; encoded by the coding sequence ATGCAAGACAATCCCGTGAAACGAAAATTAGCTTCCGGCGACTTTTCACTCGGCACGTTTGTTTTTGAATTCAATACGACCGGAGTCGCCCGCATCGCTGCTGAAGCCGGGGCGGAATTTATTGTCTTCGATATGGAGCATACCGGCTGGAGTGTCGAGTCGATCCGTATGTTGATGGCGACCACGCCCGACGGAACAGTCCCGATCGTCCGCGTACCAGTCACGGAATATCACTTCATCGCGCGGATCTTTGATATGGGCGCGATGGGGGTCATGGTGCCGATGGTGGAAACGGCCGAACAGGCGGAATTGATTGTCCGCAGCGCGAAGTATCCCCCCGCCGGCCGCCGCGGAGCTGCGTTTGGCGTTGCCCACGACGACTACCAAGGCGGTGATATCGTTGAAAAAATGAACAGCGCCAATTCTCAACAGCATCTGATTGCCCAAATCGAAACAGCAACGGGCGTTGAGAACGTCGATGCGATCGCAGCTGTGCCGGGCATCGACGTATTGTGGATTGGTCATTTCGACCTCTCGAATTCACTGGGAATTCCCGCGCAATTCGATCATCCCCAATTCAAATCCGCTGTGAGTCGCGTACTCGAAGCCGCCCACAAACATGGCAAGATCGGCGGCTTCATGGCGGATGGCGTGGATAATGCCAATGCGCTGATCAAACAAGGCTTTCAAATGATCGCGTTTGGCGGCGACCTCTGGATCTACCAGCAAGCGTTGGCCGACGGATTGAGTGCGGTTCGCGAACAAGCTCAATAG
- a CDS encoding PVC-type heme-binding CxxCH protein, whose protein sequence is MLAVRLILLFLVALTQLAVPLVAAPPIIPRRQDKPPGPPLSPQDAIAKMMVPDGFTVELVASEPDIVNPVAMTFDERGRIWITESVEYPRSSPGKGRDRIKVLEDTNGDGRVDKTTVFADGLNIPSGIAVGYGGVWVANAPDILFLRDTDGDLKADTTEVVVTGFGRDDTHELPNSLTWGPDGYLYGLNGVFNHSHVRQNGKEFDFTCALFRINPRTREFELFCEGTSNPWGVTWDEEGSAFISACVIDHLWHLTETGYYHRQGGPYPPFTWKLQSIVEHKHQKAAYCGIHYFDSDAYPPEYRNRLYMGNIHGGCLNVDVLERKGSTYFASPRPDFLTANDVWFMPVAQKTGPDGCLYVLDWYDRYHCYQDARRDAPGVDRLKGRLYRIRYNNTPRAESFDMASESGDELIERLSGPNDYFRGVAQRLLAERNDATTNRKLQELCRNNDAPRKTRLHALWALIGTGALEEPFHRRLLDHDDAIFRAWGVRAAGNFGEVSDDIDQRIAVLASDDSPDVQLQVAIAAPKIDDLDTMPVLLDVLSHCDNDQLIPHIVWQNLHPRLDEQPQRFIELLTQRDFQQDRNIMALLPRLLDRLLAVEQGGPESAAQIYSTLIAPDDQQAEPNDSLIVLAKRIQTGELAGDRLSRLRTILEPRVQPLLTDDAMPPHADIVVLAASWGDKASLDICRQLFESGEHPTPDRIRALEVLASQNDKTILPTVQGILTDPERHAQQFRAAIITTLGQMQDPGVADVILAAYSGLEPDLQPDAIERLTDRGHWSKKLLTAIDEKKIPASAINVNQVRKLLTSHDKELVKSVRSVWGTVRTKRDPNREKVLAQMRTFLRKTPGDATAGQQVFHKLCGQCHTIHGKGADLGPDITVNGRASYEQLLSNVFDPSLVIGAAYQATIIATTKGRVVTGLVVEDNAQRIVLKVQGGKLETIPRDQIDERIVSKLSMMPENLESQLKPQEMADLFEFLTRATPPGDPQPRHIPGTPSQK, encoded by the coding sequence ATGCTTGCAGTGAGGTTGATACTGCTGTTTTTAGTCGCGCTCACTCAACTGGCAGTTCCCCTTGTGGCTGCGCCGCCGATCATTCCGCGTCGCCAGGACAAACCCCCCGGGCCACCGCTCTCGCCGCAAGATGCAATCGCCAAGATGATGGTTCCAGACGGCTTCACGGTCGAGTTGGTGGCATCCGAGCCGGATATCGTCAATCCCGTGGCGATGACGTTCGATGAACGCGGCCGGATTTGGATCACCGAGAGCGTGGAATACCCCCGGTCCTCCCCCGGCAAGGGCCGCGACCGCATCAAAGTCTTAGAGGATACCAACGGTGACGGCCGCGTCGACAAAACGACGGTCTTTGCCGACGGGCTGAACATTCCCTCGGGCATTGCTGTAGGATACGGCGGTGTCTGGGTGGCAAATGCGCCCGATATTCTGTTTCTCCGCGATACCGACGGCGACTTAAAAGCCGATACGACAGAGGTCGTCGTCACCGGCTTCGGTCGCGACGATACGCACGAATTGCCCAACTCTCTCACCTGGGGACCCGACGGTTATTTGTACGGCCTCAATGGCGTCTTCAATCACAGTCATGTGCGGCAAAACGGTAAGGAATTCGACTTCACCTGTGCGCTGTTCCGCATCAATCCACGGACGCGCGAATTCGAACTGTTCTGCGAAGGGACCAGCAACCCCTGGGGCGTCACCTGGGATGAGGAAGGCAGCGCGTTCATCAGCGCGTGTGTGATCGACCACCTGTGGCATCTGACCGAGACCGGTTACTACCATCGCCAAGGTGGCCCCTATCCGCCCTTCACTTGGAAACTGCAATCGATTGTCGAACACAAGCATCAAAAAGCGGCCTACTGCGGCATTCACTATTTCGACAGCGACGCCTATCCCCCGGAGTACCGCAACCGTTTGTACATGGGCAATATCCATGGCGGCTGTCTCAATGTGGATGTGTTGGAGCGGAAGGGTTCGACCTATTTCGCGTCGCCGCGCCCCGATTTCCTCACAGCTAACGATGTCTGGTTCATGCCGGTGGCACAAAAAACCGGGCCCGACGGCTGCCTGTACGTTCTCGACTGGTACGATCGCTACCATTGCTATCAGGACGCGCGCCGCGACGCGCCGGGCGTCGATCGCCTGAAAGGCAGGCTGTATCGCATTCGTTACAACAACACCCCGCGTGCCGAGTCGTTTGACATGGCAAGCGAATCGGGGGATGAGTTGATCGAGCGGTTAAGCGGACCGAACGATTATTTTCGCGGCGTGGCGCAACGACTACTCGCTGAACGAAACGATGCCACCACCAACCGCAAGCTGCAGGAGCTTTGCCGCAACAACGACGCACCACGAAAAACCCGTTTGCACGCGTTGTGGGCATTGATTGGCACCGGGGCGTTGGAGGAACCATTCCACCGCCGGTTGTTGGATCACGACGATGCCATCTTCCGCGCATGGGGCGTGCGCGCCGCTGGAAACTTTGGCGAAGTGTCCGACGATATCGACCAACGGATCGCAGTGCTGGCCAGCGACGACTCACCCGATGTTCAACTGCAAGTGGCCATCGCCGCCCCGAAGATCGACGACCTCGACACGATGCCGGTACTGTTGGACGTGCTATCGCATTGCGACAACGATCAACTGATTCCACACATCGTCTGGCAGAATCTACACCCCCGATTGGATGAGCAGCCGCAGCGGTTCATTGAGTTGCTGACGCAGCGAGATTTCCAGCAAGATCGAAACATCATGGCCTTGTTGCCGCGGCTGTTGGATCGCCTGCTGGCCGTCGAACAAGGGGGCCCGGAATCAGCGGCGCAGATCTATAGCACCCTGATCGCTCCCGACGACCAGCAAGCCGAACCTAACGATTCTCTGATTGTGCTGGCCAAGCGGATTCAAACCGGGGAATTGGCCGGCGACCGCTTATCGCGACTCCGCACAATTTTGGAACCTCGGGTGCAACCGTTACTCACGGATGACGCCATGCCGCCGCATGCTGATATCGTCGTTTTGGCTGCGTCCTGGGGTGACAAGGCATCGCTGGATATTTGCCGCCAACTTTTTGAATCAGGCGAACACCCCACGCCGGATCGAATCCGCGCGTTGGAGGTGCTTGCCTCGCAAAATGACAAGACAATCCTGCCGACCGTGCAAGGAATATTGACCGATCCGGAACGGCATGCGCAACAATTTCGCGCAGCGATCATCACCACATTGGGACAAATGCAAGATCCCGGCGTGGCGGACGTGATTCTGGCAGCATATTCCGGCTTGGAACCAGATCTGCAACCCGATGCGATTGAACGACTCACCGATCGTGGTCACTGGAGCAAAAAACTACTGACCGCCATCGACGAAAAGAAAATTCCCGCCAGTGCGATCAACGTCAACCAAGTCCGCAAGCTGCTCACCAGCCACGATAAGGAATTGGTCAAATCTGTGCGATCCGTTTGGGGCACAGTACGGACGAAACGCGATCCCAACCGTGAAAAGGTACTGGCTCAAATGCGCACCTTTCTTCGCAAAACCCCCGGCGATGCAACCGCCGGGCAGCAAGTGTTTCACAAATTGTGCGGCCAATGTCACACAATTCACGGCAAAGGGGCCGACCTTGGCCCCGATATCACCGTCAACGGTCGGGCCTCGTACGAGCAATTGCTCTCCAATGTGTTTGATCCCAGTTTGGTGATCGGCGCCGCCTACCAGGCTACGATCATCGCGACGACCAAAGGGCGTGTCGTGACGGGTCTCGTGGTGGAGGACAATGCGCAGCGAATCGTGCTCAAAGTGCAAGGCGGCAAACTGGAGACCATTCCCCGCGACCAGATCGACGAACGCATCGTGAGCAAACTCTCGATGATGCCCGAAAATTTGGAGTCTCAACTCAAGCCGCAGGAAATGGCCGACCTGTTTGAATTCCTAACACGCGCCACCCCGCCCGGCGATCCCCAGCCCCGCCATATCCCGGGGACGCCGTCGCAGAAGTGA
- a CDS encoding inverse autotransporter beta domain-containing protein, translated as MRGLFICEFFVKDDKMLRVVRPYRSTVAVGCGLFLLIVLTATQDASAQSFGPRIGLHGQTRQNGVDDNYSDLRAFIPFGDEERLFFFDTRLLADENSDLGYNLGGGLRGYLEGADVVWGLNVFTDQRQTPYATYRQMGFGWELFFDELQFRNNFYMPISHDRTVLSTYSTGIVGGGSPMLRFQDYFLLYGGTYGQESEIEQSLRGVDFEVGGPLTDDQINWGVLSGYVGGYYYDNPSLQDAPGITGRLNANFSNSIDVNLGIQHDRFFKTQVVFGMTIYSDLFKRDRPMYRDVVRDRMDDPVYRKSVITVARGTIDAGPIDLEERLKNPDGTDLRIVHVNSAAANGGDGTYEDPLNDVSGVLPVSKVNDIVYLYSDSTFDGQGTLRLRDRQRLLGEGGGAVYEIDTLQLGFVTLPAGNGSGGAIPIFQNSMGPSVALASNTWATNFTINDPQSGAAIIGNHAANALVDNVTIHTTGDSVEGIYLTGNSSVTAGENTNITALGARAYGAYVQDSSSLIFNSSNNIKTTGLEAYGVFAVDSSSVTIGNKSNIETLGIEVHGIFADDNSWVTLDGGSTVSTAGLDAHGIYAEDSSRVSVDGASRISTLGVFAHGIETVGSSTATVDNASRITTFGGFTHGVRAADSSKVTIDNGSEIITKGGEAYGILAEDSSKVVVNHGSTIETAGVDSQGVFADNFSTVRIDNGSRVTTAGILSDGLQAVGSSRLTVDNGSRINTVGADALGIWLEDSSKATVDNGSEINTLGLDAYGVYATDSSELIVDNDSKINTAGLGAYGVFLEDGSSAKIDHMSIVTTTGVSAYGVIAEDTSSVTVDNDSRVITRGLSAHGIYADNSSEIKIDNGSRVTTNAGLADGIHAVSSSTLLVDNNSRIKSKGVDSLGIFLDDSSSAVIDNGSEVTTVGLRGLGIFGDDTSWARIDNGSLVTTVGIDAHGVVMTDTSALTVDNSSRVETGGGGAFGVYLHDSSTATIDRSSQINTLGAAAYGVVAENSSELTVDRSSRVNTAGLGSHGIIAVDTSVVTVDNGSRINTIGIGAFGISAIDNTTVTVDHTSEINTLGLEAVGIFAEDSSWVTVDNNSIITTLGIDAHGLQAIEVSTLIVDNESRVNTSGGGAFGVFLEDASAATVDNGSWITTTGAIAFGVTADDTSEVTIDNGSRVTTNGLGSHGIVATDTSVVLVDNGGAVNTLGVGAFGINAFDASTITVDHASSINTAGVGAYGAIIGGGSTLTVDNGSSITTNGLDSHGIFAYNTAWVTVDNSSSITTNGISAHGISAADGSTLLVDNLSSITTHADLALGVYLNGTAAGTIDALSSVTTHGAFANGIGAGGLSTLTIDNGSIITTTATDAVGIFTQDSAWVMVDNGSRVTTSGLRAHGIYSKDDSTPFVDNGSLISTIGLSATGIEIVDSSVLNVGNASTITTIGISSIGIYAKDSTTATVDGSTISSLLSSEIFAERIVLGGGSLTLQATNNVLAGGSGTVSLFQALGGSIIVDGFADKASFAASNGIPTGNVTDIGNIVFVP; from the coding sequence GGATGCGTCAGCGCAAAGCTTTGGGCCGCGCATCGGTCTTCATGGGCAGACGCGGCAGAATGGTGTCGATGACAATTATTCCGACCTGCGCGCCTTCATTCCTTTTGGCGACGAAGAACGGTTGTTCTTCTTTGACACGCGACTCTTAGCCGACGAAAACTCCGATCTCGGCTACAATCTCGGTGGTGGTCTGCGCGGCTACCTCGAAGGTGCCGATGTTGTCTGGGGACTCAACGTCTTCACCGACCAGCGTCAGACTCCCTATGCGACTTACCGCCAGATGGGCTTTGGCTGGGAGTTGTTTTTTGATGAGTTGCAATTTCGCAACAACTTTTACATGCCCATCAGTCACGATCGGACAGTCCTCTCGACGTATTCGACCGGGATCGTCGGCGGTGGGTCGCCGATGTTGCGGTTCCAGGATTACTTTTTGCTGTACGGCGGCACGTACGGGCAAGAGTCTGAAATCGAGCAGTCGTTACGTGGCGTCGACTTCGAGGTCGGGGGCCCATTGACGGACGACCAGATCAATTGGGGTGTGCTCAGCGGGTATGTCGGCGGTTACTATTACGATAATCCGAGCCTGCAAGACGCGCCCGGCATCACGGGGCGGTTGAACGCCAATTTCTCCAACAGCATCGATGTGAACCTGGGAATTCAACACGACCGCTTTTTCAAAACGCAGGTCGTGTTTGGCATGACGATCTATTCCGATTTGTTCAAACGAGATCGGCCCATGTATCGCGATGTGGTTCGCGATCGTATGGATGATCCGGTCTACCGAAAATCGGTGATTACTGTCGCGCGGGGGACGATCGACGCCGGTCCCATCGATTTAGAAGAGCGTCTGAAAAACCCCGATGGAACCGACCTGCGGATCGTGCACGTCAACAGTGCCGCGGCGAATGGGGGGGATGGTACGTATGAGGATCCGCTCAATGATGTGAGTGGCGTGTTACCGGTTTCGAAAGTCAACGACATTGTTTACCTGTACTCCGATAGCACTTTTGACGGCCAAGGGACGTTGCGACTGCGGGACCGCCAACGTTTGTTGGGCGAAGGTGGGGGTGCGGTTTATGAAATCGATACGTTGCAATTGGGCTTTGTAACGCTGCCGGCGGGCAATGGTTCGGGCGGAGCGATTCCGATTTTTCAGAATTCGATGGGACCCTCGGTCGCGTTGGCCAGCAACACGTGGGCGACGAATTTCACGATCAACGATCCGCAGTCCGGAGCGGCCATCATTGGAAACCATGCCGCAAACGCGTTGGTCGATAACGTAACGATCCACACAACAGGGGACAGCGTCGAAGGGATTTATCTGACTGGCAACTCATCGGTGACTGCGGGTGAGAACACGAACATCACCGCCTTGGGAGCCAGAGCCTATGGTGCCTATGTGCAAGATTCCTCTTCGTTGATCTTCAATAGCAGCAATAATATCAAGACGACTGGACTCGAGGCCTATGGTGTTTTTGCGGTGGATTCCTCATCGGTCACGATTGGTAACAAAAGTAACATTGAAACCTTGGGCATCGAAGTTCACGGTATTTTTGCGGATGACAACTCCTGGGTGACCCTCGACGGTGGCAGCACGGTGTCCACCGCGGGACTTGATGCCCACGGTATCTATGCCGAAGACTCCTCCCGGGTGTCCGTCGATGGAGCAAGTCGGATCTCGACTCTCGGAGTGTTTGCGCACGGCATCGAAACGGTGGGATCTTCGACGGCAACAGTCGACAACGCCAGTCGGATCACCACCTTCGGTGGCTTTACGCACGGTGTCCGTGCAGCGGACTCCTCCAAGGTGACCATCGACAACGGTAGCGAAATCATTACGAAGGGCGGCGAAGCCTACGGTATTCTGGCCGAGGATTCCTCCAAAGTGGTGGTCAACCATGGGAGTACAATCGAAACCGCGGGTGTCGATTCACAGGGGGTTTTTGCGGACAACTTCTCAACGGTCCGCATCGACAACGGCAGTCGCGTTACGACCGCTGGAATCTTGTCGGATGGTCTCCAGGCGGTAGGTTCCTCGCGACTGACCGTCGACAACGGAAGTCGCATCAACACAGTGGGAGCCGATGCTTTGGGCATCTGGTTGGAGGATTCCTCAAAGGCAACTGTTGATAACGGTAGCGAAATCAACACATTGGGTCTCGATGCCTACGGTGTTTATGCGACGGACTCGTCGGAGTTGATCGTTGATAATGACAGCAAAATCAACACAGCCGGTCTCGGAGCGTACGGGGTCTTTTTGGAAGATGGCTCGTCGGCCAAAATTGATCACATGAGTATTGTCACCACTACAGGCGTTAGTGCCTACGGCGTTATCGCGGAAGATACGTCCTCGGTGACGGTCGACAATGACAGCCGTGTCATTACCCGCGGACTGAGCGCGCACGGTATCTATGCGGACAATTCATCGGAGATCAAGATCGATAACGGGAGTCGTGTGACCACCAATGCTGGATTGGCTGACGGTATCCATGCGGTGAGTTCCTCCACACTCCTTGTGGACAATAATAGTCGTATCAAGTCCAAGGGAGTCGATTCGCTCGGTATCTTCCTGGATGATTCGTCCAGTGCGGTGATTGACAACGGTAGTGAAGTGACGACCGTGGGACTGCGGGGACTCGGCATTTTTGGGGATGACACATCCTGGGCGAGAATTGACAACGGCAGTTTGGTCACCACCGTCGGGATTGATGCTCATGGTGTTGTCATGACAGACACCTCGGCGTTGACAGTCGACAATAGCAGTCGGGTGGAGACCGGCGGCGGGGGAGCGTTCGGCGTCTATTTGCACGATTCCTCAACCGCGACCATCGACCGCTCGAGCCAAATCAACACGTTGGGAGCCGCCGCTTACGGCGTCGTTGCTGAGAACTCTTCGGAATTGACAGTAGACCGCAGCAGTCGTGTGAACACGGCTGGGTTGGGTTCGCACGGCATTATTGCCGTCGACACTTCGGTGGTGACGGTGGATAACGGAAGTCGCATCAACACGATCGGGATTGGTGCATTTGGTATCAGTGCGATCGACAACACAACGGTCACTGTTGACCATACCAGTGAAATTAACACATTGGGATTAGAAGCGGTCGGTATTTTTGCGGAGGATTCCTCGTGGGTCACGGTGGATAACAACAGTATCATCACGACCTTGGGAATCGACGCCCATGGTCTCCAGGCGATTGAAGTTTCGACGTTGATCGTCGACAACGAAAGCCGCGTGAATACCTCTGGCGGCGGTGCCTTTGGCGTCTTTTTAGAGGACGCCTCGGCCGCTACAGTTGACAATGGCAGTTGGATCACCACTACCGGGGCGATTGCCTTTGGCGTTACGGCTGATGATACGTCCGAAGTCACAATCGACAATGGAAGTCGAGTCACCACAAACGGGTTGGGTTCGCACGGTATCGTTGCCACTGATACTTCGGTGGTACTCGTCGACAACGGGGGGGCCGTCAATACCCTGGGGGTTGGTGCCTTCGGCATCAATGCGTTCGATGCCTCCACGATCACGGTTGACCATGCTAGTTCAATCAATACCGCCGGCGTAGGTGCCTATGGCGCCATCATAGGAGGCGGGTCGACGCTGACGGTCGACAACGGCAGCAGCATTACCACCAACGGCTTGGATTCACATGGCATCTTCGCCTACAACACCGCCTGGGTGACGGTCGACAACAGCAGTAGCATTACCACCAACGGAATCTCCGCACATGGTATTTCGGCAGCGGATGGCTCGACGCTGCTCGTCGACAATCTGAGCAGTATTACGACACATGCCGACTTGGCATTGGGTGTCTATTTGAACGGGACAGCTGCGGGGACGATCGACGCATTGAGCAGCGTGACAACGCACGGTGCGTTCGCCAACGGCATCGGGGCGGGTGGCTTGTCGACGTTGACGATTGACAATGGCAGTATCATTACGACCACCGCCACCGACGCAGTGGGCATCTTTACCCAGGACAGCGCCTGGGTGATGGTGGACAATGGCAGTCGTGTCACCACCAGCGGACTCCGCGCCCACGGTATTTATAGCAAGGATGATTCGACGCCTTTCGTTGACAACGGAAGTTTAATATCGACCATTGGTTTGTCAGCAACAGGCATCGAGATTGTAGATTCCTCCGTATTGAACGTCGGCAACGCAAGCACCATCACGACCATCGGGATTTCTTCGATTGGAATTTATGCAAAGGACTCCACGACGGCGACAGTGGACGGATCGACGATTTCATCGTTACTGTCCAGCGAGATCTTCGCGGAACGCATTGTGCTCGGGGGCGGCAGCCTGACTTTGCAGGCCACCAACAACGTGCTTGCTGGGGGAAGTGGTACGGTATCGCTATTCCAAGCGCTGGGGGGATCGATCATCGTGGATGGTTTTGCCGACAAGGCCAGTTTCGCTGCGTCCAATGGCATACCGACCGGCAATGTCACCGACATCGGCAACATTGTCTTTGTCCCCTAA